In Erigeron canadensis isolate Cc75 chromosome 1, C_canadensis_v1, whole genome shotgun sequence, a single window of DNA contains:
- the LOC122583348 gene encoding H/ACA ribonucleoprotein complex subunit 1-like protein 2, whose amino-acid sequence MRPPRGGGFGSRGRSGGGFRGGRDGGGRFGGGRSGGRSGGRFSSGGGYNDGPPDQVVEVSSFVHAAEGDAVTKLTNEKIPYFNAPIYLQNKTMIGKVDEIFGPINESFFSVKMNEGIIATSYAAGDKFYIDPMKLLPLSRFLPQPKGAAGARGGGRGAVRGRGPGRGTSFRGRGAPRGGSFRGGRGRGTGSSRGRGRF is encoded by the exons ATGCGTCCCCCTAGAGGCGGCGGTTTCGGTAGTCGCGGCCGTAGCGGCGGCGGCTTTAGAGGTGGACGCGATGGCGGCGGCCGATTCGGTGGTGGTCGTTCTGGCGGTCGCTCTGGTGGCCGTTTTAGTAGCGGCGGCGGTTATAACGATGGTCCACCGGACCAAGTTGTAG AGGTTTCATCATTTGTTCATGCTGCTGAGGGAGATGCAGTAACAAAGCTAACTAATGAAAAAATACCTTACTTTAATGCTCCAATTTACCTCCAAAACAAAACTATGATTGGCAAAGTGGATGAAATCTTTGGTCCTATTAATGAATCT TTCTTTTCGGTGAAAATGAATGAAGGTATCATTGCTACTTCGTATGCGGCTGGTGATAAGTTTTATATTGACCCGATGAAGCTTTTGCCGCTATCGAGATTTCTCCCACAGCCAAA GGGAGCTGCTGGTGCACGTGGTGGTGGGCGTGGAGCTGTACGTGGACGAGGACCTGGACGTGGCACCTCCTTTCGTGGTAGAGGTGCTCCAAGAGGAGGTAGCTTTCGTGGTGGTCGGGGTCGTGGCACTGGATCCAGCAGGGGACGAGGGAGATTTTAG